The Labilibaculum sp. sequence GGTCTTTCAGAATAAATCAAATCAGCCATTTTATCTGTAGTATGAATAGGAGATGTTGATTCAATCACATACAAATCACCCTCTTTCAACAAAGGTATAACAGCACGAGTTGCTGATTCAACAAAAGAAATATCAGGCTCATGATCACCTTTAAAAGGAGTAGGAACAACTATAAAATAAGCATCTGAAACTTCTGGCTTCAAGGCAGCTCTCAAAGAACCATTTTCAATAACGGTTTTCACCATCTTACCCAAACCAGGCTCAATAATATGGATTTCACCTCGATTAATGGTTTCAACTACGTTGGGGTTCACATCGACACCCAATACTTTAATCCCGTTATGTGCAGCAATGGTTGCTGTTGGCAAACCAATGTAACCCAAACCCATAAAACAGGCTGTCTTTAAACTTCTAGTCATTCTTTAATTCTTTATTCAGATTAACAAACTATTTTTCAATTCCCTCTTCCAATATTGTATACTTCAAAGCCAATCTCTGCCAACTGATCTTTTACTACAATATTTCTTCCATCAAATACAAAAGCTGGTTTTAACATTTCTCTATACACTTTTTGCCAATCGTAGGTTTTGAACTCATCCCATTCCGTAAGGATGGCGATAGCGTGAGCGTTTTGCATGGCGGTGTAGGGATCATTATGGACAGTTACCAGGCTTCGGATTTCATCCGAAGTTAATTCCGCGAATTGAGGCAAATTACACGAATGTGAATTCATGCGATTTGTTTGTAAATATTTCAGATCCGCAAAGATTTGCTCCTCTGAGACCTTAGGATCATAAATATGAATTTCTGCCCGGTCTTGTAACAATTCGTCTGCCACGTAAATGGCTGCAGATTCACGGGTATCGTTGGTGTCTTTTTTGAATGCCCAGCCCAGGAAGGCGATTTTTTTGCCGGAAACGGTATTGAATAGGGTATCGATGATGTTTTTGGCAAAGCGGTGTTTTTGATAGTCGTTCATTTTAATTACCTGCTCCCAGTAAGCCGCCACCTCAGGCAAATTGAAATGCTGACACAGGTAAACCAGGTTTAAAATGTCTTTCTGAAAACAAGAACCACCAAAACCTACTGATGATTTCAGGAATTTAGAACCAATACGTGAATCCGCACCAATGGCACGAGAAATCTCATCTACATCAGCTCCTGTCTTTTCACAAAGAGCAGATATGGCATTTATGGAAGAAACACGTTGTGCTAAAAAGGCATTGGCCGTTAGTTTGGACAATTCAGAAGACCATACACGAGTGGTGATAATATTTTGACGAGGCACCCAATTTTCGTAAACAGCAACCAAAGCTTCCATAGCAGCTTGCCCTCTTTCAGTTTCCTCTCCACCAATCAAAATTCTGTCGGGCTGATGCAAATCACTGATCGCAGTTCCTTCGGCTAAAAATTCCGGACTGGATAAAATTTCGAAATTCACACCATTGCCCGTTGAATTTAAAATCGTACTCAGTGCTTCTGCCGTGCGAACAGGAAGTGTTGATTTCTCGACGATGATCTTATCATCTTTAGAGATTCTGGCTATTTGACGGGCACACAATTCAATGTATTTTAAATCAGCGGCCATTCCTTTACCCACACCATAAGTTTTGGTCGGCGTATTTACCGAAATAAAGATCATCTGCGCTTCATCTATGGCCTGATCCACATCCGTAGAGAAAAATAAATTGCGACCACGGGCTTCTGCTACCACATCGGCTAATCCAGGCTCATAAATGGGCAGCTTATCTAAATCGGTATCGTTCCAATCAGCAATACGCTGCGCATTCAGATCCACCACTGTCACCTTTATGTGCGGACATTTTTGAGCGATCACTGCCATGGTTGGGCCACCAACGTAACCGGCACCTATGCAGCAGATATTTTTGATTGACTTAATTCTATTCATCGTTAGTAATTCTTCTATGTTGTTTATACTATACTTTATCTCTTCTAGTAACAAATTCCACGGATTAGGACGAATTCCGCTAATGATACTTCATCACATTTCTCATGGTTAATCAGTTTCATTCGTGTAATTAGCTTTAATTAGCGAAATCTATTTTATAGTATTAATCAATCGCTTGTATTTTAGGGAACATTCACCAAAATTAACGAGCAATCCCAGTTGATAATTCGTTGCTTTCAAATAGTTGATTGTTTGTTGTTCATCTATTTTCAACATCGTTTAATAAACTTTAAATTTACTTAGGCAATTATTGTAAGAGATCCTTCGTTCCTCAGGATGACAAGCCTTAAAGTATTTGTTCATTTTATTTCCATCATAAAACAGTTCAAGCTTCTTTTCCTTTTCAAATGGAATTTTTCTCTTCTCAAACTCTAAACATAAAGCCTCACTATATACACTTTCAAGGAATCCGGCTCCTCATGCAGCATGTACTTTCATGCAAGCCCCAGCAATAGCATAAGCCTCCTCTTTATATAGCAAATCTCCCATTCGCGTAATTCGCCCTAATTCGCGTCATTTGTATTTTCACTCCACTTATCCTTTATACCCGAAAAGAATTCCTTCCCAAATACCATCCCCACTCCAACAATACCTCCCAGAAAAGTCCATATTACTAAAATCAAGGGCCGTTTGGGTTTTGATTTTTCGATGGGAATGGCTACCGGTTCGATAATGGTGAATACCGGCGTATCCTCTTTTACCTGTATTTTTTGCGTTTCCAGTTGTTTGGCCAGTTCGGTGTAGACCGATGAAGCCATGGTAAAATCGGATTGCAAACGCTCCAACTGAGTTTGAGCCACAGCGCTACTTACATTTTTATTTTGATCGCGAAAGCGGGCCAATTTATCCTGAACGGAATTAAAAACAGCTTCCTTTTCAGAATAGCGTTCTTCGACAAAGGCCAATTGATCTTTTGCCTTCTGTATTTTAAAATCGGTGATTGCTTGCTGCAAGAGTTCCTGAGCTTTTTTTGCCAGTTGAGCGGCCGCTTTGGCCTCGGGCATACTAGCAGATAAGGTTACGTAGCCGTCTTTGTCGTTTACTTCCAGAGATAATTGAGCTGAAAGGATATTGATTAGATTCTTTTCCTCTTCAGTAATGCTTAGCAATTGGTCATTGCTTTGAGACGCAAGCATTGCGTCTGTACGTTCGCCTTTGATTGCCTTGATGATAAGGCCCGGCAGGCCGATGCTGTATTTTTTGATAGTCCCCAATAATCCGGGCTTTTTGATTTCCAGATAGTAGTCTGCAAATGTTACCTGTCCGCTTTGCCCTTCAATGCTCAAAGGGGTTTGCATCAATTCTTTTTGGAAGGGAATGCTGCTGATGATTTTAGGATACAATGAAGGAGGAATCGTTGATCCTCCGCCCATACTTCCCAGATTGATACCGGCCATGGCGGCCAGTCCGCCCAGACTGCCCCCCAGTTTTGATCCGCCTTCGGAAGATTGAGGCACCATAGTGGTTGTGGCTGTATATTCTTTGGCCGAGAAAATGGCGATGAACAAACCCAGCACCATAAAAATAAGGGTGGTACGGATGACGGTTCGGCGGCCTTCCCACAGGGTTTTGGCGAGAGCGATTAAGTCTATTTCGTCCTCATGATCAACACGAGTCGTTTCTGTTTGATTGGGTTCCTTTTCCTGCATACTTCGTATTGTTATTTCGCGGATTTCAAAATGATTTCGCAGATGCAACAGAGTACATCTCTATCATCTGTGTAATCGATATTAATCAGCGTAATCTCACTTTTAGGGTATTAATGAATCGTTTATATTTCAAGGAGCTTTCACCAAAATTAACCAAAAGCCCTACTTCACAGTTCGTTGCTTTTAGATAGTTGATGATTTGCTGCTCGTCTACTTTTATTATTCTGATTTTGCTTTTTATCTCCACTATAATAGAATTATAACATACAAAGTCAGCTTTAAAATATTTATTTAGCTTTTCGCCATCATAATATAATTCCAGTTTCTTTTCTCTTTCGAAAGGAATATTCCTTTTTTCAAATTCTTTTGTCAATACTTCGGAATATACACTTTCCAGAAAACCGGAACCTAATGATCGATGAACGGCCATACACACTCCAATTATTGAGTAAGTCTTTTCTTCGTGTAACAAGTTTGACATCCGTGCAATCTGTTTTAATCAGCGTAATCCTTTTAATGCCATCCGTGTAATCCCTATTCCTAACGCGTGGCCACCGCAATAGCGGTAATCAATGTTGCAAAAGTAGATGCTATGGCCAACCATTTGCTTGCCTGTCCGGCTTTGTCCACTTCCGGTTTTTCAGGAACAATGATCTCACAACCCGGTTCTACTTTCGGAAAACGACGGCCAAACAAACCTCCTTTGGTTGCCTGAGTGGTTCCATTGGCATACAGAACATACACTTTTCCTTTTTTGGCACGTTCGGCAAAACCACCGCTGCTGTAAACGTAATCTTTCAATTTTTTCTTTTTTGTAAAAGTGTGAGCCACCGGGCTTAGGACTGAACCGGATACCATTACCGTCTCCAATTTAGAAGGAACCAAAATCTGATCTCCTGCTTTTACCTGCAAGTCTTCCACGCCACCAGGATTGCCTAAAATGCTTTGCAGATCAATTCCCACAATCTGATAGGCTACCCTTTCAATATCCTCTTCGGTCATGGTGGTATCCTGAGCCGCAATGGCTACTTTGGCCTGATATTCCGCCTCGCTCAATTCGATTCGTCTGCGCAAAGAGGCCCCTTTCACATAAGCCTCCGAAGTGATTCCCCCTGCCCTTCGGATGATATCTGATATTTTTTCATTCTTGTGGGTGATTCCGTAATCCCCTGAATATTTTACTTCTCCCTGGATGTTGGCGGCTCCCTGAGGACGATATCCCGGTGCACGGCGAACATAAACCTTATCGAAAGGCTGCAGCAGAAAAACTTCATCTTCCGGATTCAATTTCAAATTCCGGTCCAGTGAAAACTGAAAGGTATGCAGCAGTGATTTTGTCAATTCGCTGGTTTCCTGGTAATCCAACACGCGGCTCACTTCCAGTCCAGCCACCTCAGCATCCTCTTTGAAACCTCCTGCCTGAAAAATCAGATCTCCAATCCGCAAATTTTCTGCCCAGGCATAAGTTCCTTCGAACTGAACTTCCCCAACGATCTCGACCGTTCTGGCTTCGCGCATATCGAATATGGAGGAGATCTGAACCCGGTCTTCCTTCCGGAGTTCAAAATCTATTTTTCCGTTCACCACATCACGAACCGAAAAAGAAACGGCTTTCAAGCTCATATCTTCCAATTTTCGGGTAATCACCCCACGCTCCATGAAAGCTTCTTCCTTGAGCCCTTCTGCTTTTATAATCAGCTGAGACAACTGCAGGCCATCGGTCAGTTCGTAATTGCCCGGACGATACACGGCTCCATCTATGCTTACCCGGTTTTCGAAACGTTCGGTGAGCATGCCTGCTGCCAAAGAGTCGCCGTTCATCAGCTGCACCTGACTGTACTGATCGGAGGAAACATCCTTAAAACTTAGTGTCCGCGTATTGTTGCGGTACAATTCCAAACGGTGCGTGTATGCTTTATCGGTAAAGCCCCCTGCAAAACGCAGCAGATCAGCTACTGTTTCATTGGTTTGAGCCTCAAACAAACCATTCCGTTTGAATTCGCCCCCCACTTTCACTCTTTTTGCGTAAGGGCGCACCAAAACCACATCCTGATCGCGCAACTGTATGTTGTTTTGTGTTTTTCCATCGATTAAATAAGCGTACACATCAATGCTGCACACCAATTTGCCATCGCGAAGCACGTCGATACTTCGGAAAGAACCATTCTCATTGGGTCCGCCTGCCAAATACAAGGCATTAAAGGCAGATGCTGTTGCCGGCAAAGTATAGGTACCCGGCAAATTCACTTCCCCGATCACATTTACCTTAACCCCTTTCAAGCTGCCCATACTAACATCAGCAAAGGTATTTGGACGTTCGCCCCCCATACCATTGTAAATGGAAATCAACCTGCTTTTAATTTTCTGCTGTGCCTCCTTAAACGAGATGCCATACACAGGAACAGGCCCTAAATCAGGAATGGAAATGTTTCCGCTTTTTTGAACCCTTAACTGATAATTTTGCTGGGAAGCGCCGTAAACAGATATATTTACCTCGTCGCCGATTCCTAAAGAGTAAGATTCCGAAACCGGCACATCCATTGCCGGTTCAAAACTTAAATTTTTGGAATTGAAAAACTGGAAACCAAAAACCTGCTTGTTTTTTTCTGTGGCTTCAAAGGCTGCTTTCTCAGAAAGGCCGTCCTCCTTTGTTTCTGCCAAATCCTCCGGCAAGTCTTTATTTTCAGATTCTCCCTTACGCTTACCGCTTTTGTACTCACTGATCTTTTTCACCATCTGATCGATCTGCAGCTGAGAAGCACCCCTTACTCTCGCCAGGGCCATCGCCTCTTCCAGACTCATGCCGTTTTTTTCCATTTCGGAAATCAACTTTTCGATCTGAGCATCACTCAACGCCTCCACATTTACGCTTGCAGGATTCACATTTGTATTTTGAGCGTTTGCTGTCCCGATGAATAAAACCGCGAACAAACAAAGCAAAAACATTTTTTTAAACGACCCAATCATAATTTCAATAACATTTGTATAGTGTCTATTTATTTCTCATCATCTACATCCGTTTTGCTTTGACAAAAGCCTGATTTGCTAAGACGAGAGATATTTTTTTTCAGCAGCACAAAAATAAGGAACGAAACTACAATTCCCTAATTTTTCAGCCTTTTACTTCCTTACTTATCGAACATATTGCAGGAAAAACACGAATACCCTGCAATAGTAATACATTTTAATCCTTTTTAAAACTGTCAAATGTGCCAAATAAAAAAAACCGTGTCCCTAAACTTGATACGGTTTTTGTAATGTCACTTTTAATTCTTCGCGGCTACCTTAACATTTCTTTTATTTCGGCTAAATCAATCAATCCAATCGGTTCCTTCCTGCGGATAATTTTTGCATCCAATTGCTCATAAATTGAATTCATTGATTTAAATTCGGGAACAATCGCTTTCATATGGGCAACAATCCTGAAATTATCATTTTCATCAAGCAGCTCACAAAAATGCTTAATCAATAGCTCCACCTCTTCCCGCTCATAGGCACGCACTTTTGCGATCATGATTCTCGGATGCTTGGTTGGCACTGTATTCTCTTTTACATTCAACAATTCTTCGAACAATTTTTCGCCGGGACGCAAACCGGTAAACTGAACATTCACATCAACACCCACCTTCAAACCACTCAACTTGATCATCTTATAGGCCAGGTCAACGATTTTCACCGAACGTCCCATATCAAAAATAAAGATTTTCCCTCCTTTACCGATTGCACCAGCCTGCATCACCAACTGACACGCTTCTGGAATGGTCATAAAATATCTGGTAATATCAGGATGAGTAACCGTAATCGGACCGCCCTTTTCAATCTGAGCCTTGAACCGTGGAATTACAGAGCCATTTGAACCCAGCACATTCCCAAACCTTGTTGTTATAAAATGCGTTTGTCCACCGGGGAAATTCATGCTTTGAGTATAAATTTCAGCAATTCTTTTTGATGCTCCCATTACATTGGTCGGATTCACAGCCTTATCGGTCGAAACCATTACAAAGCGCTCCACTCCATATTCCAAAGATAAATCAGCAATATTCTTGGTTCCAAACACATTTGTTTTAATGGCTTCGGAAGGATTGTTCTCCATCATCGGCACATGTTTATAAGCCGCCGCATGATACACCAGCTGAGGTTTGAAAATCTCAAACATTTTGCGGGTTCGTTCCAAATCACGCACGTCACCAATAACAATCTCGAAATTGTAAAAATTGTACTCTTCCTTCAATGACAATTCGATATCGTATAAGGGGGATTCCGCCTGATCAAACAAAATAATGTTTCTGGGTTTAAAACGGGCTACCTGACGAACCATCTCACTGCCAATAGATCCGGCCGCACCAGTTACCAAGACTGTTTTATCACGCACCTGACTGTCGATTTCGTCCCAGTCTAATTTTATGGGTTCCCGTTCCAGCAAATCCTCAATCTTAATGGCCCGGATCTGCTTCACACTCAATTCGCCGTTCACCCAGCTTTCAAATTTAGGAACCTCCCAAACCTTCACATTTTTATTCAGGCATTTTTCGATAACATCCTGACGTTCCTCAACACTTAAATCTTTTTTGGCAATAATAACCTTATCAATTTCCTGTTTCTCCAACAATTTCTCTAAATCATTAGGGCTGTAAATCTTAATGTTTTCTAATTTACTTCCCACTTTCCTGTTGTTATGATCTATAAATCCAACAATGGTACTGTTCACCTCTTTACCGCTGTCCAGCGCATGTTTTGCCATGATGCCAAACTCATCGCTCCCGTAAATCAGTATATTCTCCCGAATTTTAGAATAGGTTAAATACCTGAAATAAATGGCTTTAAAAATAATCCGGCTGCTGGTCATCAAAAAGACCATTGAAATGTATTCAATAATTAAAATGGAAAATGGAAGCAGGAAAACGCCGTTCATAAAATAGTAACTCAATCCGTTTGCAAGAACAAGCAATACAGATCCCAGGGAAACCACTACAAAAATACGTTCAGCATCCTTGGCACTTGTATACCTGACAATGCCTGCATAAGTCCCTCCAATCAGGAAGCTTATAGCTCTCATCATTAAAACCAAAGGAATTAGAAACTTCGCAGAACTCAGATTAACGCTTTCCAGATTAAAGTTGAAACGTAACAAATAAGCTGCTGAAATTGAAACCAGCCCAATAAACAAATCAATTAGAAAAACGATCCAACGAGGTGTGTTGTGATCGAAAACACTAATTTTAGATAAATTCATAAATATTGGTTTAATATGTAGTAAGTAGTGTATTGAATATATATAAAGTACAAAAATAAGTCCTTATTTTACTAAAAGCAACTGTCAAAGTTGCCATTTTTTCTTTTTGTCGTTTTTTATGGCTTATTCACATACAATAATAATCTTTTAATCCATAAGCCCTAAAAACTATATGATTACATAAAACGCAAAGGGTTGCGTAAAAGTTACAATAAAAACACAATGGATTCATTTCAAGTCAGTTAAAACAATATCAAATAATTTTACAATATGACGATTTTACCATCCTTTCTTTTAACCGTTTTGCCATTCATTTTCCCTACTTCACCCTCCTCACAAAAACTTAGGCGGTTGAGATTGCATCAATTCACAAAACGCATCTCTTCCCAAAACCAAGGGCTAAAGCCACATGGCAACCAAATCAGATTTCACTTTTTGGACTCTTCGACCTTTCGACTTTTCGACTTTTCAAGACCCTTCCAGACTTTCCAAGACTTTCGATTCCACACCCCTCACCCTGTCGGGATCTCCCCTTAAAATGGGAGAATTGCTGCAACAAATCTTTTCTCACAACAGCTAAAGCAGTTGGCAATATATATTCACAAACCATGGACTAAAGCCACATAGCAATTTAAACCATAAAACTGCAATTGACTTTTTTTCGACCTTTTGACTTTTCAAGACACTTTTCTCCAACAACTGCATCCGGGAGGTAATTCAATCTCATGCTTCTTTTTACATTACATCTTGTGGCGCAGAATAAGATCCTGCTTCAAAAAATTATTTTCACCTGCGCCAATTTGTAATGTCCCATCCTTATCCCGGGGTGGCATTCGCTTCGCTCCTTTCCCCCGGGCTATTTATATTTGAGCCCTTCAGGCTCTCCCTTTTTCCTTTGGAATTTGTACTTTGGAATTTGGGCTTTGTACTTTGTACTTTGTACTTTCGACTTTTCCAGACTTTTGAGACCCTTCCAAACTTTCACTATATCACAAAAAAAAAGACCAACTCAATCATGAGTCAGTCATTTGTTTTTTAAAAAAGGCAAACCTGTAAGCCGGGTCCTGTATT is a genomic window containing:
- a CDS encoding UDP-glucose 6-dehydrogenase, which gives rise to MNRIKSIKNICCIGAGYVGGPTMAVIAQKCPHIKVTVVDLNAQRIADWNDTDLDKLPIYEPGLADVVAEARGRNLFFSTDVDQAIDEAQMIFISVNTPTKTYGVGKGMAADLKYIELCARQIARISKDDKIIVEKSTLPVRTAEALSTILNSTGNGVNFEILSSPEFLAEGTAISDLHQPDRILIGGEETERGQAAMEALVAVYENWVPRQNIITTRVWSSELSKLTANAFLAQRVSSINAISALCEKTGADVDEISRAIGADSRIGSKFLKSSVGFGGSCFQKDILNLVYLCQHFNLPEVAAYWEQVIKMNDYQKHRFAKNIIDTLFNTVSGKKIAFLGWAFKKDTNDTRESAAIYVADELLQDRAEIHIYDPKVSEEQIFADLKYLQTNRMNSHSCNLPQFAELTSDEIRSLVTVHNDPYTAMQNAHAIAILTEWDEFKTYDWQKVYREMLKPAFVFDGRNIVVKDQLAEIGFEVYNIGRGN
- a CDS encoding GNVR domain-containing protein, producing the protein MQEKEPNQTETTRVDHEDEIDLIALAKTLWEGRRTVIRTTLIFMVLGLFIAIFSAKEYTATTTMVPQSSEGGSKLGGSLGGLAAMAGINLGSMGGGSTIPPSLYPKIISSIPFQKELMQTPLSIEGQSGQVTFADYYLEIKKPGLLGTIKKYSIGLPGLIIKAIKGERTDAMLASQSNDQLLSITEEEKNLINILSAQLSLEVNDKDGYVTLSASMPEAKAAAQLAKKAQELLQQAITDFKIQKAKDQLAFVEERYSEKEAVFNSVQDKLARFRDQNKNVSSAVAQTQLERLQSDFTMASSVYTELAKQLETQKIQVKEDTPVFTIIEPVAIPIEKSKPKRPLILVIWTFLGGIVGVGMVFGKEFFSGIKDKWSENTNDAN
- a CDS encoding GxxExxY protein, which produces MSNLLHEEKTYSIIGVCMAVHRSLGSGFLESVYSEVLTKEFEKRNIPFEREKKLELYYDGEKLNKYFKADFVCYNSIIVEIKSKIRIIKVDEQQIINYLKATNCEVGLLVNFGESSLKYKRFINTLKVRLR
- a CDS encoding SLBB domain-containing protein, which produces MIGSFKKMFLLCLFAVLFIGTANAQNTNVNPASVNVEALSDAQIEKLISEMEKNGMSLEEAMALARVRGASQLQIDQMVKKISEYKSGKRKGESENKDLPEDLAETKEDGLSEKAAFEATEKNKQVFGFQFFNSKNLSFEPAMDVPVSESYSLGIGDEVNISVYGASQQNYQLRVQKSGNISIPDLGPVPVYGISFKEAQQKIKSRLISIYNGMGGERPNTFADVSMGSLKGVKVNVIGEVNLPGTYTLPATASAFNALYLAGGPNENGSFRSIDVLRDGKLVCSIDVYAYLIDGKTQNNIQLRDQDVVLVRPYAKRVKVGGEFKRNGLFEAQTNETVADLLRFAGGFTDKAYTHRLELYRNNTRTLSFKDVSSDQYSQVQLMNGDSLAAGMLTERFENRVSIDGAVYRPGNYELTDGLQLSQLIIKAEGLKEEAFMERGVITRKLEDMSLKAVSFSVRDVVNGKIDFELRKEDRVQISSIFDMREARTVEIVGEVQFEGTYAWAENLRIGDLIFQAGGFKEDAEVAGLEVSRVLDYQETSELTKSLLHTFQFSLDRNLKLNPEDEVFLLQPFDKVYVRRAPGYRPQGAANIQGEVKYSGDYGITHKNEKISDIIRRAGGITSEAYVKGASLRRRIELSEAEYQAKVAIAAQDTTMTEEDIERVAYQIVGIDLQSILGNPGGVEDLQVKAGDQILVPSKLETVMVSGSVLSPVAHTFTKKKKLKDYVYSSGGFAERAKKGKVYVLYANGTTQATKGGLFGRRFPKVEPGCEIIVPEKPEVDKAGQASKWLAIASTFATLITAIAVATR
- a CDS encoding nucleoside-diphosphate sugar epimerase/dehydratase → MNLSKISVFDHNTPRWIVFLIDLFIGLVSISAAYLLRFNFNLESVNLSSAKFLIPLVLMMRAISFLIGGTYAGIVRYTSAKDAERIFVVVSLGSVLLVLANGLSYYFMNGVFLLPFSILIIEYISMVFLMTSSRIIFKAIYFRYLTYSKIRENILIYGSDEFGIMAKHALDSGKEVNSTIVGFIDHNNRKVGSKLENIKIYSPNDLEKLLEKQEIDKVIIAKKDLSVEERQDVIEKCLNKNVKVWEVPKFESWVNGELSVKQIRAIKIEDLLEREPIKLDWDEIDSQVRDKTVLVTGAAGSIGSEMVRQVARFKPRNIILFDQAESPLYDIELSLKEEYNFYNFEIVIGDVRDLERTRKMFEIFKPQLVYHAAAYKHVPMMENNPSEAIKTNVFGTKNIADLSLEYGVERFVMVSTDKAVNPTNVMGASKRIAEIYTQSMNFPGGQTHFITTRFGNVLGSNGSVIPRFKAQIEKGGPITVTHPDITRYFMTIPEACQLVMQAGAIGKGGKIFIFDMGRSVKIVDLAYKMIKLSGLKVGVDVNVQFTGLRPGEKLFEELLNVKENTVPTKHPRIMIAKVRAYEREEVELLIKHFCELLDENDNFRIVAHMKAIVPEFKSMNSIYEQLDAKIIRRKEPIGLIDLAEIKEMLR